A single Verrucomicrobiia bacterium DNA region contains:
- a CDS encoding serine/threonine-protein kinase produces the protein MRLGYHEKPAGSAPHSRAHFTVGLQPGELLDDRFLLTEVISKGGMATIFKAQDLRDGNQAVAIKVPHLGIESSPASFARFQREEEIGNRLDHPFILKFVPLNGGKSRPYIVTEYLRGCTLAHLLGRIRPLPERDALKFASLICEALQYLHEHGVVHRDLKPSNLMICPDGRLRVMDFGISQAEESRRLTFVGFTPAMGTPDYIAPELIKGRRGDRRSDIYSLGAVLYEMLTGTPPFDGDDPFVIMNTRLTGDPPVPRKLNPELSTQAEEIVLRALQRDPALRYPTAAAMKTDLDAPGEMHVTGLCDRLQESTRWRRVLRLARHFVFVAVIPLAIQILLFLWLWHHYANKR, from the coding sequence ATGCGTCTCGGCTACCATGAAAAACCGGCCGGTTCCGCACCGCACAGTCGGGCGCATTTCACTGTTGGGCTCCAACCCGGGGAACTGTTGGATGACCGGTTTTTGCTGACGGAGGTCATCAGTAAGGGCGGGATGGCGACGATTTTCAAGGCCCAGGACCTGCGTGATGGTAATCAGGCTGTGGCGATAAAGGTGCCGCACCTCGGCATCGAGAGTAGCCCGGCATCCTTCGCGCGTTTTCAACGGGAAGAAGAAATCGGGAATCGACTGGACCATCCATTCATCCTGAAGTTTGTCCCCCTCAACGGTGGTAAATCCCGGCCCTACATCGTGACCGAATACTTGCGCGGCTGCACTCTGGCGCACCTTCTGGGCAGGATTCGACCGTTGCCGGAAAGGGACGCGCTCAAATTCGCCAGCCTGATCTGCGAAGCGCTACAGTATCTTCACGAGCATGGTGTGGTTCATCGCGACCTGAAACCGAGCAACCTCATGATTTGCCCAGACGGCAGACTGCGGGTCATGGACTTTGGGATTTCCCAAGCGGAGGAATCGCGACGGCTGACGTTTGTTGGTTTTACACCAGCAATGGGTACGCCCGATTACATTGCGCCGGAACTGATCAAGGGCCGACGTGGCGACCGGCGCTCGGACATCTACAGCCTCGGTGCGGTGTTGTACGAGATGCTGACCGGAACTCCGCCATTCGACGGTGATGACCCGTTCGTCATCATGAACACACGCCTGACGGGCGATCCGCCGGTGCCGCGGAAACTGAATCCGGAACTATCGACGCAAGCCGAGGAGATCGTCCTACGGGCCCTGCAGCGCGATCCCGCATTGAGGTATCCGACGGCCGCGGCGATGAAAACGGACCTGGACGCGCCCGGGGAGATGCACGTCACCGGATTGTGCGATCGCTTGCAGGAATCAACGCGGTGGCGAAGAGTGTTGCGGCTGGCGCGCCATTTCGTGTTCGTCGCCGTCATTCCGCTGGCAATCCAGATTCTCTTGTTCCTGTGGCTCTGGCATCACTATGCGAACAAAAGATGA
- a CDS encoding response regulator, which translates to MSAERTVLVIDDEAPIRRLLRLTLEPQGYRVYEADNGQLGLQEAAARRPDVIVLDLGLPDMEGLAVLKRLREWSQTPVLVLSVRDREADKVAALDNGADDYLTKPFGTEELLARMRAVQRRAPEAHEEPVFISGDLTVDLAARMVTVKKKEVHLTATEYALLHELVRHAGKVVMHAQLLRAVWGPNSESQSQYLRVYITHLRKKLETTTSGKLIQTEPGIGYRLLASE; encoded by the coding sequence ATGAGCGCGGAGCGTACGGTACTGGTGATCGATGATGAAGCCCCGATTCGGCGACTGTTACGGCTGACGCTGGAGCCGCAGGGTTATCGCGTGTACGAGGCGGACAACGGGCAACTGGGTTTGCAGGAAGCGGCGGCGCGGCGGCCGGATGTGATTGTCCTCGACCTGGGGCTGCCCGACATGGAAGGCCTGGCGGTGTTGAAGCGGTTGCGGGAATGGAGCCAAACGCCCGTGCTGGTGTTGTCGGTGCGCGATCGCGAGGCGGACAAGGTGGCGGCGCTGGATAACGGCGCGGACGATTACCTGACAAAGCCGTTCGGCACGGAGGAACTGCTGGCACGAATGCGGGCCGTGCAGCGTCGCGCGCCCGAGGCGCACGAGGAGCCGGTATTCATAAGCGGCGACCTGACGGTGGACCTTGCGGCGCGGATGGTGACGGTGAAGAAAAAGGAAGTGCATTTGACGGCGACCGAGTACGCGCTGTTGCACGAACTGGTGCGCCACGCGGGGAAGGTGGTCATGCACGCGCAACTCCTGCGGGCAGTCTGGGGACCGAACTCCGAGAGCCAGTCGCAATACTTGCGCGTGTACATCACACATCTGCGCAAGAAGCTGGAGACCACGACGAGCGGGAAGTTGATCCAGACCGAGCCGGGAATTGGGTACCGGCTCCTGGCGAGTGAGTGA
- a CDS encoding sensor histidine kinase KdpD has translation MTEPSRPNPDALLAEIQREEQAAKRGQLKIFFGMSPGVGKTFAMLEAARVQKAEGVDVMIGVVETHGRGETEALLAGLPIIPRKKIEYRGVILQEMDIDAILARRPALVLVDELAHTNAPGSRHPKRYQDVLELLDAGIDVYATLNVQHLESRLDVVQQISGIVVREAVPDSVLDQADEIELIDVTPDQLRKRLAEGKVYLGERAATASENFFREETLTALREMALRTTAEHVDQELRDVMRTKRIGSPWKSGQRLGVGVGPSPFSGQLIRWTRRIAAAMDAPWVAVYVETSAALNEDEKRRLTKNLSLARQLGAEIVMTTGDDVAGALLETARQQGVTQIVVGKPFGNPLFEWIRGGSLASRLIRRGGDIDVHVVSGTTRTDRSLRARRPWTQYVGTNILRDCAVGVGAVVAATMVGWLLQGLTGYMAVSLVYLLCVVLLAMVLNRWAVLLVATLSAVAWNYLFIPPIYTFQITSAHDLMMFSMFFVVALAMGHITNQLRARETAERRRERRASALNRLLESVTASASLEDGLARAVKEVDALFGSRTVVLLTTAEGRLEEAPHPASTFSIDAKERAVAAWALEHGQAAGRFTDTLPDAQGLYLPLQTSKSKLGVLGVHFEERKTWTLDENDLLETFAGQIAVMIESYRSIETVQQARVAEESERLHRTLLDSVSHELKTPLAVIGAATEGLDTQLKDAGLPLTETFLDEIKAANRRLNRIVTNLLDMTRIDSGRLPLNLEWGEVRELLESAVSQVENEVSRERVHITAPEELPLVRLDFGLMEQALCNLLVNAVEHSPAASPVEMSAQLDGGTLLLRIRDHGAGLTPGEEKKVFEKFFRGTDSRPGGTGLGLSIVQGITRAHHGEIDAANNPTGGATFTIRVPVETTARPA, from the coding sequence ATGACCGAGCCATCGCGGCCAAACCCCGACGCGTTGCTTGCGGAAATCCAGCGCGAGGAGCAGGCGGCAAAACGCGGGCAACTGAAGATTTTCTTCGGCATGTCTCCCGGCGTCGGCAAGACGTTTGCGATGTTGGAGGCAGCACGCGTCCAAAAGGCGGAGGGCGTGGACGTCATGATTGGGGTCGTCGAGACGCACGGGCGTGGGGAAACGGAAGCGCTTCTGGCGGGGTTGCCGATCATTCCTCGCAAAAAGATCGAATATCGCGGTGTGATCTTGCAGGAGATGGATATTGACGCCATTCTTGCACGGCGTCCGGCGCTCGTGCTCGTGGACGAGCTGGCCCACACCAACGCGCCGGGCAGCCGCCATCCGAAGCGCTACCAGGACGTGCTCGAATTGCTCGACGCCGGCATCGATGTCTACGCCACGCTCAATGTCCAGCACCTCGAGAGCCGGCTGGACGTGGTGCAGCAGATTTCGGGCATAGTGGTTCGCGAGGCCGTACCCGATTCGGTGCTCGACCAGGCGGACGAGATCGAACTGATCGACGTCACGCCCGACCAACTACGCAAGCGGCTGGCCGAGGGCAAGGTGTACCTGGGCGAACGGGCGGCGACGGCGTCGGAGAATTTCTTCCGCGAAGAGACGCTGACGGCGTTGCGCGAGATGGCACTGCGGACCACAGCGGAGCACGTGGACCAGGAATTGCGGGATGTGATGCGGACGAAGCGCATTGGCTCGCCGTGGAAATCCGGGCAGCGACTGGGGGTGGGCGTCGGGCCGAGTCCATTTTCCGGGCAATTGATCCGTTGGACGCGACGGATTGCGGCGGCGATGGATGCCCCATGGGTGGCGGTTTACGTGGAGACGTCGGCGGCGCTGAATGAAGACGAGAAGCGACGGCTGACCAAGAACCTTTCGCTGGCCCGGCAGTTGGGCGCTGAAATCGTAATGACAACCGGTGACGATGTGGCGGGGGCGTTGCTGGAAACGGCGCGCCAGCAGGGCGTGACGCAGATCGTGGTCGGCAAGCCTTTTGGTAACCCGCTATTTGAATGGATCCGGGGCGGCTCGCTGGCAAGCCGGTTGATCCGCCGGGGCGGCGACATCGACGTGCACGTGGTGAGCGGAACCACGCGCACTGACAGGAGTCTCCGTGCGCGCCGTCCCTGGACACAGTATGTGGGGACGAATATCCTGCGCGATTGCGCAGTGGGCGTGGGCGCGGTGGTGGCGGCGACGATGGTCGGGTGGTTATTGCAGGGCCTGACGGGGTACATGGCGGTCTCGCTGGTGTATCTCCTGTGTGTGGTTCTGTTGGCAATGGTTTTGAATCGGTGGGCCGTACTGTTGGTGGCCACGCTGAGCGCGGTGGCCTGGAATTATCTTTTTATTCCGCCGATCTACACGTTCCAGATCACCTCGGCGCACGATTTGATGATGTTCTCGATGTTCTTCGTCGTGGCGCTGGCGATGGGACACATCACGAATCAACTGCGCGCGCGCGAGACCGCCGAACGGCGGCGGGAGCGGCGGGCTTCGGCGTTAAATCGATTGCTGGAGAGCGTGACCGCGAGCGCTTCGTTGGAGGACGGGCTGGCGCGGGCGGTGAAAGAGGTGGACGCGCTGTTTGGGTCGCGGACGGTAGTGTTGTTGACGACGGCGGAAGGACGACTCGAAGAAGCACCGCACCCGGCGAGCACGTTTTCCATCGACGCCAAGGAGCGCGCCGTGGCGGCGTGGGCATTGGAACACGGGCAGGCGGCGGGACGGTTCACCGACACGCTGCCGGACGCGCAGGGGTTGTACCTGCCGCTGCAGACGTCGAAGAGCAAGCTCGGCGTCCTGGGCGTTCATTTTGAAGAGCGCAAGACGTGGACGCTCGACGAGAACGATTTGCTGGAGACGTTCGCCGGCCAGATCGCGGTGATGATCGAGAGCTACCGCTCGATCGAGACCGTCCAACAGGCGCGCGTGGCGGAAGAATCGGAGAGACTGCATCGGACGCTGCTGGATTCGGTTTCGCACGAGTTGAAGACGCCGTTGGCGGTGATCGGCGCGGCGACCGAGGGACTGGACACGCAATTGAAGGATGCCGGGCTGCCGCTGACGGAGACGTTTTTGGATGAGATCAAGGCGGCGAACCGGCGGTTGAACCGCATCGTGACCAACCTGCTCGACATGACGCGCATTGATTCGGGGCGGCTGCCGCTGAACCTGGAGTGGGGTGAAGTGCGCGAATTGCTGGAGTCGGCTGTGAGCCAGGTCGAGAACGAGGTCTCGCGCGAGCGCGTTCATATCACAGCGCCGGAAGAGTTGCCGCTGGTGCGGCTGGATTTTGGGTTGATGGAGCAGGCGTTGTGCAACCTGCTCGTTAATGCCGTGGAACACAGTCCCGCAGCATCGCCAGTTGAAATGTCCGCGCAACTTGACGGCGGCACATTGCTGTTGCGCATTCGTGACCACGGCGCGGGACTGACCCCCGGCGAAGAGAAGAAGGTGTTCGAGAAATTCTTTCGGGGCACGGATTCGCGACCTGGCGGCACGGGACTGGGTTTGTCCATCGTGCAGGGCATCACCCGCGCGCATCACGGTGAGATCGACGCCGCGAACAATCCTACGGGCGGCGCGACCTTTACAATCCGCGTGCCCGTGGAAACGACCGCGAGGCCGGCATGA
- a CDS encoding prepilin-type N-terminal cleavage/methylation domain-containing protein, with the protein MITINKIRKDRSAFTLVEIMIVVAIIGLLAALAIPGFVKARKQSQGRRILNDARQMDAAIDQWALETGQTDGNAINTTSASTYLKTTWKTQDLLGNAFNVTVVGGTQMSVSATTKSALDGVGIDWGAY; encoded by the coding sequence ATGATTACGATTAACAAGATCCGCAAAGACCGCTCGGCGTTTACCCTGGTTGAAATCATGATCGTGGTTGCTATCATTGGGTTGCTCGCCGCGCTCGCGATCCCGGGCTTCGTCAAAGCCCGCAAACAATCACAAGGCCGCCGTATTCTCAATGATGCGCGTCAGATGGACGCCGCTATTGACCAGTGGGCACTTGAGACAGGCCAGACGGATGGCAATGCCATCAATACGACCTCGGCTTCGACGTACTTGAAGACAACCTGGAAGACGCAAGACCTCCTTGGTAATGCCTTCAACGTGACCGTGGTCGGTGGCACGCAGATGTCCGTCAGTGCCACTACGAAGTCCGCCTTGGACGGCGTCGGTATCGACTGGGGCGCCTACTAA